A stretch of Candidatus Krumholzibacteriia bacterium DNA encodes these proteins:
- a CDS encoding TRAP transporter TatT component family protein has product MGWRRWSGVVLACLGVFTLSGCGSFTRKIAVGQMVPILENATEGARERTDLHLVSQAIPANLLLVDGLIRTDPKNKDLLTVSSFLHFGYALGFVEPDSLELASQYYATGRDHGLQALEHRKPFARNRDGTLEEFERGLASVMRTDVPALAWATANWGRWISLNLESPAAVAQQPRLEAMLNRLLVLDPEFEAGLPHVLRGMLDSMRPEMLGGRPDSAQAHFQKAFALAPGANMLYYVFYAEYYCRQVLDEACFDTTLDEVEKSSDTGPPQFRLMNEIARRRAKALRARKDELF; this is encoded by the coding sequence ATGGGGTGGCGGCGGTGGAGCGGCGTGGTGCTCGCATGCCTGGGGGTTTTCACCCTCTCCGGCTGCGGCAGCTTCACCCGCAAGATCGCCGTGGGCCAGATGGTCCCAATCCTGGAGAACGCCACCGAAGGAGCCCGCGAGAGGACGGATCTGCATCTCGTGTCGCAGGCCATCCCGGCGAATCTTCTCCTCGTGGATGGCCTCATTCGGACGGACCCGAAGAACAAGGACCTGCTGACCGTTTCCTCCTTCTTGCACTTTGGCTACGCCCTAGGGTTCGTCGAACCGGACAGCCTCGAGCTCGCGAGCCAGTATTACGCCACCGGGAGGGATCACGGCTTGCAGGCACTCGAACATCGCAAGCCCTTTGCGCGTAATCGCGACGGCACGCTGGAGGAGTTCGAGCGTGGCCTGGCCTCGGTGATGCGCACCGATGTGCCCGCACTCGCCTGGGCGACGGCCAACTGGGGCCGCTGGATCAGTCTGAACTTGGAGAGCCCGGCGGCGGTGGCGCAGCAGCCGCGACTCGAGGCGATGCTGAACCGGCTGCTGGTGTTGGATCCGGAGTTCGAGGCGGGACTGCCACACGTCTTGCGCGGCATGCTCGATTCGATGCGTCCGGAGATGCTCGGCGGCCGGCCCGACAGCGCCCAGGCGCACTTCCAGAAAGCCTTCGCTCTCGCCCCCGGAGCCAACATGCTCTATTACGTCTTCTACGCCGAGTACTATTGCCGCCAGGTTCTCGACGAAGCCTGCTTCGATACCACCCTCGACGAGGTGGAGAAATCGAGCGACACGGGGCCGCCGCAGTTCCGCCTGATGAACGAGATCGCCCGCCGGCGCGCCAAGGCGCTGCGGGCGCGCAAAGACGAGCTGTTCTGA